The Streptomyces europaeiscabiei genome window below encodes:
- a CDS encoding LLM class F420-dependent oxidoreductase — MELATTLEYAENNPRKAVEEIVRLEKAGLDAVWVAEAYGFDSPTTMGYLAARTERVKIGSYIINVYSRTPALIAQTAAGLDAVSGGRALLGLGASGPQVVEGWHGLPYDKPLGRTRETVELCRRIWRREVIDHHGIIDMPLPREKGGKLGKPLKFLNQLVRSEIPIHVASLGPANVRMTAEIADGWLPHLFIPEKAGLVWGNALAEGLARRPAERGNLQIVAGNLLAVGEDAAAARDLLRPMIALYVGGMGAKGKNFYNDLVRAYGYEEAAEKIQNLYLSGKKREAEAAVPDELTELVSLCGPEGYVRERIEAFRAAGVTQLNVRMVGPDPARLVEKVKGWL, encoded by the coding sequence CGAGAACAACCCGAGGAAGGCCGTCGAGGAGATCGTGCGGCTGGAGAAGGCCGGGCTCGACGCCGTCTGGGTGGCCGAGGCGTACGGTTTCGACTCGCCGACCACTATGGGCTACCTCGCCGCCCGCACCGAGCGCGTGAAAATCGGCTCGTACATCATCAACGTGTACTCGCGCACGCCCGCGCTGATCGCCCAGACCGCCGCCGGACTCGACGCGGTATCCGGGGGCCGTGCCCTGCTCGGGCTCGGCGCGTCCGGCCCGCAGGTCGTCGAGGGCTGGCACGGCCTGCCGTACGACAAGCCGCTCGGCCGCACCCGCGAGACCGTCGAACTGTGCCGCCGGATCTGGAGACGTGAGGTGATCGACCACCATGGCATCATCGACATGCCACTGCCGCGCGAGAAGGGCGGCAAGCTTGGCAAACCCCTGAAGTTCCTCAACCAGCTGGTGCGCAGCGAGATACCAATTCACGTCGCATCCCTCGGCCCGGCCAACGTCCGTATGACCGCGGAGATCGCCGACGGCTGGCTGCCGCATCTCTTCATTCCCGAGAAGGCAGGACTGGTCTGGGGAAACGCCTTGGCCGAGGGTTTGGCGCGCCGGCCTGCGGAACGTGGGAATCTCCAGATCGTCGCGGGCAACCTCCTCGCCGTCGGCGAGGACGCGGCAGCCGCCCGCGACCTGCTCCGCCCGATGATCGCCCTTTACGTCGGCGGCATGGGCGCCAAGGGCAAGAACTTCTACAACGACCTGGTCCGCGCGTACGGTTACGAGGAAGCGGCCGAAAAGATCCAGAACCTCTACCTGTCCGGTAAAAAGAGGGAGGCGGAGGCGGCTGTTCCCGATGAACTGACCGAACTTGTGTCCCTGTGTGGCCCCGAGGGCTACGTACGCGAGCGCATCGAGGCGTTCCGCGCCGCCGGTGTCACCCAGCTGAACGTCCGGATGGTCGGTCCTGATCCCGCTCGCCTCGTGGAGAAGGTCAAGGGTTGGCTCTGA
- a CDS encoding TetR/AcrR family transcriptional regulator produces the protein MPISPDVPPSAGRPLRRDAQRNRDALLAAAGAHFADQGLHAPLEQIAKHAQLAIGTLYRHFPARVDLIQAVFADKLRTWLDAAERAAAMEDAWQGFQLFVETMCELQADDRGFADLTSMRLPDSMSLERTRSRIHDLGVRVVHRAQEQGSLRADATPEDLAFLIWSHGRITEATRDIAPLAWRRHLHLMLDAFRADRAHPLPEPSMTPDQVYQAMVQLGGHGNCTEA, from the coding sequence ATGCCAATCTCGCCCGACGTCCCGCCGTCCGCCGGCCGTCCGCTACGGCGAGACGCTCAGCGCAACCGTGACGCCCTGCTGGCGGCGGCCGGCGCCCACTTCGCCGACCAGGGGCTCCATGCGCCGCTGGAGCAGATCGCCAAACATGCCCAACTGGCCATCGGAACGCTTTACCGCCACTTCCCCGCTCGCGTGGACCTGATCCAGGCGGTATTCGCCGACAAACTCAGGACCTGGCTGGACGCTGCGGAACGAGCGGCCGCCATGGAGGACGCGTGGCAGGGTTTCCAACTCTTCGTCGAGACCATGTGCGAGCTGCAGGCCGACGATCGCGGCTTCGCCGATCTGACGTCGATGCGCCTGCCCGACTCCATGAGTCTCGAACGCACCCGAAGCCGCATCCATGACCTCGGCGTACGGGTCGTCCACCGCGCCCAGGAGCAGGGCAGCCTGCGCGCCGACGCCACGCCCGAGGACCTGGCCTTCCTCATCTGGTCTCACGGGCGGATCACCGAAGCAACTCGAGACATCGCCCCCTTGGCGTGGCGCCGCCACCTCCACCTCATGCTCGACGCCTTCCGCGCGGACAGGGCACACCCCCTGCCCGAGCCATCCATGACCCCCGATCAGGTGTACCAAGCGATGGTCCAGCTCGGGGGACACGGCAACTGCACGGAGGCATGA
- a CDS encoding DoxX family protein, with translation MNVALWILQVLLATMFGMAGLMKSTQPKEKLAKSLPWVEDFSTGTVRLIGALELLAALGLILPAATGIAAVLTPLAATGLAVVMILAALVHARRKEMSGIALNAVLLALAVVITWGRFGPYSF, from the coding sequence ATGAACGTTGCCCTGTGGATCTTGCAAGTGCTGCTCGCGACCATGTTCGGCATGGCAGGACTCATGAAGTCCACTCAGCCCAAGGAGAAGCTCGCCAAGTCCCTGCCGTGGGTGGAGGACTTCTCGACGGGCACCGTACGCCTCATAGGTGCGCTGGAACTGCTCGCCGCCCTCGGCCTGATCCTGCCCGCCGCCACCGGTATCGCCGCCGTGCTCACGCCGCTCGCCGCGACCGGCTTGGCGGTCGTGATGATCCTGGCCGCACTCGTGCACGCCCGCCGGAAGGAGATGAGCGGGATCGCCCTCAACGCCGTGTTGCTGGCATTGGCGGTCGTCATCACGTGGGGTCGCTTCGGTCCGTACTCTTTCTGA
- a CDS encoding NAD(P)-dependent oxidoreductase, which yields MRITVFGGTGPTGLLLIDQALTEGHEVVAYARTPSKLPSHRRLTVIEGPLDDAPAIGTAVRGSGAVLSVLGPGTKKTDIPPLITGYRNIVTAMRDHSVERLVAMGTPSITDPADGKDPRVGLMVAGIRTFQPTAYRAIVTIGRTVRESGLQWTIVRLPLLTNGPKTAAVNVRNVGGKGGLLLSRANAAAYFLAQAADSTQIGRAPFITDK from the coding sequence ATGCGCATCACCGTCTTCGGCGGTACCGGCCCGACGGGCCTGCTCCTGATCGACCAGGCCCTGACGGAGGGCCACGAGGTCGTTGCCTACGCCCGTACCCCCTCGAAGTTGCCCTCCCACCGGCGGCTCACCGTGATCGAGGGGCCGCTGGACGACGCCCCGGCCATCGGCACGGCGGTACGCGGCAGCGGTGCCGTACTCAGCGTGCTCGGGCCGGGAACCAAGAAGACCGACATCCCACCCTTGATCACCGGCTACCGCAACATTGTCACTGCGATGCGTGACCACAGCGTCGAACGGCTCGTCGCGATGGGCACGCCCAGCATCACCGACCCGGCCGACGGCAAGGATCCCAGAGTCGGGCTCATGGTCGCAGGCATCCGGACGTTCCAGCCGACCGCGTATCGCGCCATCGTGACCATCGGCCGCACCGTGCGGGAGTCGGGGTTGCAGTGGACCATCGTCCGGCTTCCGCTGCTCACGAACGGCCCCAAAACCGCCGCGGTCAATGTCCGCAACGTCGGTGGCAAGGGCGGACTGCTCCTCTCGCGAGCCAACGCGGCCGCGTACTTCCTAGCGCAGGCCGCCGACTCCACGCAGATCGGCCGCGCGCCGTTTATCACCGACAAGTAA